In the Telopea speciosissima isolate NSW1024214 ecotype Mountain lineage chromosome 2, Tspe_v1, whole genome shotgun sequence genome, one interval contains:
- the LOC122652178 gene encoding superoxide dismutase [Cu-Zn], chloroplastic, which yields MAAKTVLVASPSQPLMSSFSKPNPAFQSSFVGLSIRFPRQSLKPVAASKPLTIVAETKKAVAVLKGNSQVEGVVTLTQEDGCPTKVDVRIIGLTPGLHGFHLHEYGDTTNGCISTGPHFNPNKRTHGAPEDEIRHAGDLGNIVANAEGVAEATIVDNQIPLSGPNAVIGRAFVVHELEDDLGKGGHELSLSTGNAGGRLACGVVGLTPVQ from the exons ATGGCCGCCAAAACAGTCTTGGTAGCTTCTCCATCTCAACCTCTAATGTCTTCATTCTCAAAACCTAATCCAGCATTTCAATCCTCCTTCGTTGGACTCTCCATCAGGTTCCCCCGTCAGTCCCTGAAGCCGGTAGCTGCCTCAAAGCCTCTCACCATTGTCGCCGAGACCAAGAAAGCCGTCGCAGTCCTCAAGGGAAATTCCCAAGTGGAAGGCGTTGTCACCTTAACCCAAGAAGACGGCT GTCCTACGAAGGTGGATGTTCGTATTATTGGACTCACTCCTGGACTCCATGGATTCCATCTT CACGAGTACGGGGATACGACGAATGGTTGCATTTCAACAG GGCCGCACTTCAATCCTAACAAAAGGACGCACGGTGCTCCTGAGGATGAAATCCGTCATGCGGGTGACCTGGGAAACATAGTTGCTAACGCCGAAG GTGTGGCTGAAGCGACAATTGTAGATAATCAG ATACCATTGAGTGGGCCTAATGCTGTTATTGGGAGAGCTTTTGTGGTTCATGAGCTGGAGGATGACCTCGGAAAAG GTGGACATGAACTTAGCCTTAGTACTGGGAATGCAGGTGGAAGATTGGCCTGTG GTGTGGTTGGTTTGACTCCAGTTCAGTGA
- the LOC122652324 gene encoding zinc finger protein ZAT5-like, with protein sequence MEAQDQEVMGPNDLSHIVKGKRTKRQRAPSPLALAMNNTTSSSSAGGGGGGGEDDCNFPSPTTSSTELQFAGHESTEEEEDMANCLILLAQGHGRESQKRIEVSTGGGGGSGGGERFSSRRFAEAATTTGGKAGFYVYECKTCNRCFPSFQALGGHRASHKKPKAMMEENKKASASSLVLSPEEDESQFNTNSPPLHPHMLNSFNNNNNNNNNNRGIYSNNTSNNNNNNNKSRVHECSICGSEFSSGQALGGHMRRHRSVAGPTTTMMTTTMTPASESPDDEETHKPRNVLELDLNLPAPSEDDHHHSESKFTFTSKQQQQQQQQQQQTPPPALVFSASALVDCHY encoded by the coding sequence ATGGAAGCTCAAGATCAAGAAGTCATGGGACCCAACGACCTATCACATATCGTTAAGGGGAAACGCACCAAACGGCAAAGGGCACCTTCCCCTCTTGCTTTAGCCATGAACAATACCACAAGCTCGTCCAGCgcaggtggtggtggtggaggaggagaagatgaTTGTAATTTCCCGTCTCCGACGACGAGCTCTACGGAATTACAATTCGCAGGTCATGAGAGtacggaagaagaagaggatatggCTAATTGCCTAATTCTCCTGGCCCAGGGTCATGGCCGTGAAAGTCAAAAACGAATTGAAGTCAGTaccggtggtggtggtggtagtggtggcggaGAAAGATTTAGTAGCCGAAGATTTGCGGAGGCGGCAACAACCACTGGTGGAAAAGCAGGTTTTTATGTATATGAGTGCAAGACTTGCAATCGTTGTTTCCCTTCATTTCAAGCTCTTGGAGGACATAGAGCTAGTCATAAGAAACCTAAAGCTATGATGGAAGAGAATAAGAAAGCATCAGCATCATCACTAGTCTTATCTCCCGAAGAAGATGAATCTCAATTCAATACAAATAGCCCTCCTCTCCATCCCCATATGCTCAACagtttcaacaacaacaacaacaacaacaacaacaacagaggCATTTATAGTAACAAtaccagcaacaacaacaacaacaataacaagtCAAGAGTCCATGAGTGCTCCATATGTGGTTCTGAATTCTCTTCTGGCCAAGCCTTGGGAGGTCACATGAGACGACATAGAAGCGTTGCTGGGCCAACAACAACGATGATGACGACGACGATGACGCCGGCGTCTGAATCACCTGACGATGAGGAAACCCATAAGCCAAGAAATGTGTTGGAGTTGGATCTTAACCTTCCGGCGCCATCGGAAGACGATCACCATCATTCCGAATCCAAATTCACTTTCACttcaaaacaacaacaacaacaacaacaacaacagcaacaaacaCCACCACCTGCTCTTGTCTTCTCTGCATCTGCTTTGGTAGATTGCCATTACTAG